From Pseudomonas fluorescens:
ACGCGGCGCACAAGTTGACCATCCTGGCGTCCATCGCCTTTGGTATCCCGCTGCAATTCGACAAGGCCTACACCGAAGGCATCACCCAACTGACCACGGCCGACGTGAACTACGCCGAAGCCCTGGGCTACCGTATCAAGCACCTGGGCGTGGCGCGCAGCACACCGGCCGGTATCGAGTTGCGTGTACACCCGACGCTGATCCCGGCCGATCGCCTGATCGCCAACGTCAACGGTGTGATGAACGCCGTGATGGTCAACGGTGATGCCGCCGGTTCCACCTTGTTCTACGGCGCCGGCGCCGGCATGGAGCCGACCGCTTCGTCGGTGATCGCCGACCTGGTGGACGTGGTTCGCGCCATGACCAGCGATCCGGAAAACCGCGTGCCGCACCTGGCCTTCCAGCCGGATTCGCTGTCGGCCCACCCGATCCTGCCGATCGAGGCATGCGAAAGCGCCTACTACCTGCGCATCCAGGCCAAGGACCATCCGGGCGTGTTGGCCCAGGTCGCCAGCATCCTGTCGGAGCGCGGCATCAACATCGAGTCGATCATGCAGAAGGAAGTCGAGGAACAGAACGGCCAGGTGCCTATGATCCTGTTGACCCACCGCGTGCTTGAGCAGCGCATCAACGATGCCATCACCGCTCTGGAGGCCTTGCAGGGCGTCGTGGGCCCGGTGGTGCGGATTCGCGTCGAACACTTGAACTAACCGATTTGTTCCAGGGGCCCCGTGTGTGCGGCGGCCCCTGTTCGAGAATGTTTTAGAGGAGCCAGTCATGCGTTACATCAGCACCCGCGGCCAGGCACCGGCCCTGAATTTCGAAGACGTTTTGCTGGCAGGCCTTGCCACCGACGGCGGCCTGTACGTGCCGGAGAACCTGCCACGCTTCACCCAGGAAGAAATTGCTTCCTGGGCCGGCCTGCCGTACC
This genomic window contains:
- a CDS encoding homoserine dehydrogenase is translated as MKPVKVGICGLGTVGGGTFNVLQRNAEEISRRAGRGIEVAQIATRSPKPQFQTTGIAITNDVFAVATNPEIDIVIELVGGYTVARELVLKAIENGKHVVTANKALIAVHGNEIFAKAREKGVIVAFEAAVAGGIPVIKAIREGLSANRINWVAGIINGTGNFILTEMREKGRTFEDVLAEAQALGYAEADPTFDVEGIDAAHKLTILASIAFGIPLQFDKAYTEGITQLTTADVNYAEALGYRIKHLGVARSTPAGIELRVHPTLIPADRLIANVNGVMNAVMVNGDAAGSTLFYGAGAGMEPTASSVIADLVDVVRAMTSDPENRVPHLAFQPDSLSAHPILPIEACESAYYLRIQAKDHPGVLAQVASILSERGINIESIMQKEVEEQNGQVPMILLTHRVLEQRINDAITALEALQGVVGPVVRIRVEHLN